The following coding sequences are from one Sporolituus thermophilus DSM 23256 window:
- the recA gene encoding recombinase RecA codes for MDKLKALENAMRQIEKEFGKGSIMRLGEAAAKMNVEVIPTGCLALDIALGVGGIPRGRVVEIYGHESSGKTTVALHMIAQAQKMGGIAAFIDAEHALDPIYAKKLGVDTENLLISQPDNGEQALEIADALVRSGAIDIIVVDSVAALVPKAEIEGEMGDAHVGLQARLMSQALRKLTGIISKSRTTAIFINQIREKVGVMFGNPETTTGGRALKFYASVRLEVRKAEAIKQGSEVIGSRTRIKVVKNKVAPPFRQAEFDIMYGEGISREGSLVDIGTELDIITKSGSWYSYKDSRLGQGKENVKEYLKENPHIAEEIEMKIREALTGGAIKLTTSAVDDIVVDEA; via the coding sequence ATGGATAAATTAAAAGCATTGGAAAATGCGATGCGCCAAATTGAAAAAGAATTTGGCAAAGGGTCTATTATGCGACTGGGCGAGGCAGCCGCGAAAATGAATGTCGAAGTAATTCCCACCGGGTGTTTGGCGTTAGATATTGCCTTGGGAGTAGGCGGCATTCCGCGGGGTAGGGTTGTAGAAATCTACGGTCATGAATCTTCGGGTAAAACAACAGTAGCGCTGCATATGATTGCCCAGGCTCAAAAAATGGGAGGAATCGCCGCTTTTATCGATGCAGAGCATGCGCTAGACCCTATTTATGCTAAAAAACTCGGAGTCGATACGGAAAACTTGCTCATCTCGCAACCTGATAACGGCGAACAGGCACTGGAAATTGCCGATGCCCTGGTGCGCAGTGGCGCCATTGATATAATTGTCGTGGATTCAGTAGCGGCATTAGTGCCAAAAGCGGAAATTGAAGGAGAAATGGGCGATGCTCATGTTGGTTTGCAGGCCCGGCTAATGTCGCAGGCTCTCCGGAAACTAACCGGCATAATCAGCAAGTCCCGGACGACCGCCATTTTTATTAACCAGATCCGGGAAAAAGTAGGGGTCATGTTTGGCAATCCCGAGACCACGACGGGTGGACGAGCTCTGAAGTTTTATGCCTCCGTTCGCCTGGAAGTACGAAAGGCTGAAGCGATAAAACAGGGAAGCGAAGTTATCGGCAGTCGGACGAGGATAAAAGTAGTAAAAAACAAAGTTGCTCCTCCTTTTCGGCAAGCTGAGTTTGACATTATGTACGGCGAAGGTATTTCCCGCGAAGGCAGCCTGGTTGATATCGGTACAGAGCTAGACATCATTACTAAGAGCGGCTCATGGTATTCTTATAAAGATAGCCGGCTAGGACAAGGCAAAGAGAATGTTAAAGAATACTTAAAAGAAAATCCGCACATTGCAGAAGAGATCGAAATGAAAATCCGCGAAGCCTTAACAGGCGGGGCTATAAAGCTAACAACCAGTGCGGTTGATGACATTGTCGTCGATGAAGCATGA
- the rpmE gene encoding 50S ribosomal protein L31, which translates to MKEKIHPNYYQTTVTCACGNSFVTGSTKKNLKVDVCSKCHPFFTGIQKIVDTTGRLERFAKKYGLEK; encoded by the coding sequence GTGAAAGAAAAGATTCACCCTAACTATTATCAAACAACCGTAACCTGTGCTTGCGGCAATAGTTTTGTAACCGGTTCAACGAAAAAAAACTTAAAGGTTGACGTCTGCTCGAAATGTCATCCCTTTTTTACGGGAATACAAAAAATTGTCGATACTACTGGACGGTTAGAGCGGTTTGCCAAAAAATACGGTTTAGAAAAATAG